The DNA segment ggaaggtctcaccactcttcctGGGACTGGCTGTGTGATTGCCCAGCTGGCCATGGCTACGTAATCACACAGCTGGCCATggctcccacctccctgggaaggtgtctgccttccccagctgccccagggctgtggttcaAGGAGTGACCCTGAGCCCTGGGAATGTCCAGCTGGGCCTGCTACTGTCCCAGCTTCATGGCCACATGGAAAAACACCTCTGTAGCCAACAGATCTGAGACAGGCACGGGGACAGGGGTGACCTGCCACATGCCAGGTACTGGCATCTGTTCCAATATGTGCAGCCCCACTGCCACCCCACTGTGTGCCTACAAGCAGCCCCCCTTCTCTTCAGCAGAGCCCTATGGCGCTCAACCCTTTTGCAGTCCAAAGGCTGTGGTGAGAACAGGCACAACTCATTGCAGCCATGGCCCCAGCACCCCAGGTTGCCTTTTGGCTCCAGGAGTTGCATGTGACAAGGCAGGTGCCAGGTTTGGCCCAtcaccactgcctgcagctggcagataGGGGACCTTAATCTGCCTTGGCTACCAGCCACGTGGCATTCAGTGGCTATAAaagctgctggccctggggaCATGGCACTGTCCTGCCAGGATGGCGTTTCTGTGGGTACTCACCTGCTTGGCCCTTGCCAGCACCGTCTCAGGTAAGCACAGGGAGGTCCTTAGGGTACAGCAGGACCAAGACACCCTGGGGATGGTGACACAGAGCCACCTGCACCGGCACAGCCAGCCCCCAGgggtgagctgccagctttcgGGGTGacccctgtgcctgctgtgtgctgcaggctgcgggGTGCCTGCCGTCAGCCCTTCGGTGGCGTCCAGCGAGAGGATTGTTAACGGGCAGACTGCGACCCCTGGCTCATGGCcctggcaggtgtccctgcaggtATGGCACTGTCCCACGCCCTGAAGCACTGGAGTGGCATGGCacacagggacagggcctcCTCTGCCTGTCCACAGCTTCGGCGGGGCTCAGcatgcccagctccagctcttcctccctcttccctccccagaGCCGGTCAGGATCCCACTTCTGTGGCGGCTCCTTGATCAACGAGTACTGGGTGGTCACTGCTGCCCACTGCAACTTCAAGTGAGGAACCACGTCCTGCCAGCCCACGGTGGTGCCATCTTGTCGATGGGGCACGCTTGGGGCACGTTAGGACTCACTAAATGGCACTAGGAGCAGCCCCAAGTGCCAGCACCCGCAGaactgagcagcctggggctcCTTTCTTGCTTGTCCCCACGGTGGCTTCACACTGGGTGCTGGCCGCAGCTCGTCACCCTAAATCCCTTGTCTCTTGCAGCCCCTATTCGCACGTCGTCGTCCTCGGGGAGTATGACCTCTCCAACCCACAGGGCGTGCAAGTGAAGACTGTGGCCAGGGTGAGGCTTGGGTTGATGTGGGGGTCCTGGGGTGGGGGCACGGTCCTGGGCGGGGACTGCGGTCCTGAGACTGGGCTGTGCTATCGCTACGGGACCGCGGTCCCGGGGTGGGGCTGCAGCTACGCCCCAGCGCAGAGCAGGGCTGAAGCGCTGCAGTATTCCTCGCCAGGCCATCACGCATCCCGACTGGAACCCCAACACCTTCAACAGTGACATCACCCTGCTGAGGCTCTCCTCACCCGCCCAGCTGAGCTCCTACGTGTCCCCCATCTGCCTGGCCCctgccaacctgaacctgcccaacAACCTCCAGTGTGTCACCACCGGCTGGGGACGCGTCAATCCCAACTGTACGTCCACCGTGGTGCCAGGGAGGGCCGTGCACAGCTGGTGACTTTCCTCGGAGCTGTAGGGCCCGGGGCACCCAGGGGGTGCCGCCCGCTGTATAGGCAGGGTGCAGGGTGGTCGATGGCGCTGCCTGGGCAGGCACGCGGTGTGCCGGTGCACGGAGCGGGGGTGCCGGGGGGGTGCCGCGGGCACCGGACTGCTCTTGTTGGGGCTGCATGCACGGGGCGGTCCTGCCAGGAGAAGGGGTCCGTTGGCATGGAGTGGGACGGTGCTTTGTGTGGCAGTGTTtgggggcagcctgggcagtctgtgcactgccaaaggctccagcacacaccccccgccccccctccccagacAGTAGGATGGATTTGACGCTGCTTCTGTCCCGCAGCCCAAGCCTTGGCGTCCCGCCTGCAGCAGGTGACGCTGCCCCTGATCTCCGAGAGCCAGTGCATGCAGTACTGGGGTAGCCGCATCACCAGCTCCATGCTCTGCGCCGGCGGCGTTGGAGCCACCTCCTGCCaggtgagcagctgagctcGGGCTGCCCCGCAGGGATGGGAGCTGCAGATCTAAACTCCAGCACCCGGCCAGGGGGATCGTGTGGCCTGGGTGGCAGGGACCAGTTTGGAGCAGACGCTGGGACCACTCAGTGAGATGTATTCTCCACAGGGTGACTCTGGTGGACCTCTGGTAACGCTTAACGGCAACTACTGGATGCTGATCGGCATCGTCTCCTGGGGCACCAGCGACTGCAACACCAACACCCCGGCCATGTACACCCGCGTCAGCCAGTTCCGCTCCTGGATCGACTACATCGTATCGCAGGGCTAGAGTGACCCGGCGCCTGGCACCGCGGCTCGGCACCGCCGGCAAAGGGGCTGGAGGCAGCCTCACCCCCTAATAAAGACCCTTGTGCAAGAGCTTCTTCTGGCGCCTTTCCTCTCGCCACGAGCCTGGGGGAGCACAAGGTGGTTGAGTGCTTCTCGCTTGAATCCCGCACCTCCCGCAACTGGAGCCTGGCACCCACTGGGAGACAGTGCCTGAGAAACCTGGTGGTTCAGAGGGGTCTGCACTTCTCACCGGGCGCCAGCTTTCCTGTATACCCATGGAAGCTGCTCGCAGCAAAACCAGGGAGCTGAGGAGTTGCtgtgggcaagccagggcactTCTCGACCCTGTTTGCCACTCTGCCCATCCACCCTCCAAACTGCTTCCAGTAGGAGCTTGAGTGCTCAACTCACCCTGTGGCCATTCCAGCCCTGCACGAGGTCTCACACAGTCCCAGCACTGATGGAGTTGgagggcctctggagatcatccagtccaaccctctgctcatgtaagggcacccacagcagcttgcccaggatcacaaagtccagctgggtttggacctctctagagaaggagactccacagcccctctgggcagcctgctgcagggctcagcaccctcacaccaaacaactttctccttgtGATCTTCCTCAGGCAGTTCCTCACCTGGCAGCTGCATTCACCCAGCAAACTCTTGTAGGGGCACTCAGGTACCATTCTGGCCCTTTCCAAACCTACGAAGTGGCTCTTTTGCCAGGCTCTCTCTCCTCCGTAAGCACCatgtccagcctggcactgtgtccaacccagcaccatgtccaacccagcaccacctccaacccagcactgtgtccaacccagcaccaccttcaacccagcaccaccttcaacccagcaccgtgtccaacccagcactgtgtccaaccagcactgtgtccagcccagcactgtgtccaacccagcactgtgtccaaccagcactgtgtccaaccagcactgtgtccagcccagcactgtgtccaacccagcaccgtgtccaacccagcactgtgtccaaccagcactgtgtccaacccagcactgtgtccaaccagcactgtgtccaacccagcactgtgTCCAACCAGCAccaccttcaacccagcactgtgtccaacccagcactgggTCCAACCCAGCACCGTGTCCAACCCAACACTGTGTCCAACCCAGCACGGtgtccagcccagcaccaccttccacccagcactgtgtccaacccagcactgtgtccagcccagcactgtgtccaaccagcactgtgtccagcccagcactgtgtccagcccagcaccaccttccacccagcaccaccttcaacccagcactgtgtccaacccagcactgggTCCAACCCAGCACCGTGTCCAACCCAACACTgtgtccaacccagcactgtgtccagcccagcaccaccttccacccagcactgtgtccaacccagcactgtgtccagcccaGCACTGTGTCCAACCCAACACTgtgtccaacccagcactgtgtccagcccagcaccaccttccacccagcactgtgtccaacccagcactgtgtccagcccagcactgagtccaaccagcactgtgtccaacccagcactgtgtccagcccagcaccaccttccacccagcaccaccttcaacccagcactgtgtccaacccagcactgggTCCAACCCAGCACCGTGTCCAACCCAACACTgtgtccaacccagcactgtgtccagcccagcaccaccttccacccagcactgtgtccaacccagcactgtgtccagcccaGCACTGTGTCCAACCCAACACTgtgtccaacccagcactgtgtccagcccagcaccaccttccacccagcactgtgtccaacccagcactgtgtccagcccagcactgtgtccaaccagcactgtgtccagcccagcactgtgtccagcccagcaccaccttccacccagcaccaccttcaacccagcactgtgtccaacccagcaccatgtccaacccagcaccgtgtccaacccagcaccgtgtccaacccagcactgtgtccagcccagcaccaccttccacccagcactgtgtccaacccagcactgtgtccagcccaGCACTGTGTCCAACCCAACACTgtgtccaacccagcactgtgtccagcccagcaccaccttccacccagcactgtgtccaacccagcactgtgtccaaccagcactgtgtccagcccagcactgtgtccagcccagcactgtgtccagcccagcaccaccttcaacccagcactgtgtccaacccagcaccatgtccaacccagcaccgtgtccaacccagcaccgtgtccaacccagcactgtgtccaacccaacactgtgtccagcccagcactgtgtccaacccagcaccgtgtccaacccagcaccatgtCCAACTCAACACTGtgtccagcccagcaccacatccacctcAGAACTACATTCAATCCAGCACCccatccaacccagcaccctggCCACCCCAGCAGCACGCCCAGCTCAGCACCATGGCCAGCCCAGCACCAAAGTGCTCCAAGCCAGTGCCGGAAATGTGACACAGgttggagctggaagctctctgaTCCCGAGGGCTTCCCGGGAGGAGTCTTTCCGCAGCACAAGGCCACAGGAAAGCTCCCAGCGCCGGGACGGCcccgctgcagctgctggctgctcccgtGCCTTGCCGGGgatcccacagctccacagcctgcatctgctgcctcctgttatTCCTGAAAGACCTTCTCACATCCATTTCCAATAACCCTCCAAGAGTAAAATCCTCCAGGAATCAGCAGGCCACTTCCTTTGAGGCTCAGCCCCAAGACAGCAGCCAGAGCGCCAGGACAAAGCCATGGGACTGCTTTACACAGCTCTGCCAAGTTCCAAAGACCACCAACCACCATTCCCTCTCCTCAAAACTGCACTTCTCCGGAACAAAATGAGCTGGGAagaagcagcctgagctgcccaTTGTCTCTCACCATGGAGAAAGCCCCAAACTTAGtgcttccagcctcagcagctccaggctttgCTCTCTCCTAGAGTGCCCCATGATGTCTCCCACGCCAGGCAGCTGgtgagcacagagccacagatcTGTTTAGGCTGGCAAAGTCCTTTGAGATCCAAGCATTAATCGAATAATCCAAACCCACTGCTaaaccctggccctcagcaccacacgcccatggctttgaaacacctccaggcataaggactccaccactgccctggacagcctaggCCAGGGCTTAACCATTccttcagcaaagaaattgttcccctGGACAACTGGAggacttttcctctcctcctgtcacttgtgCCTTGGGAGGAaaaaccaaccctcacctggctccaatctcctttcagggagttgtagagagcaatgaggtctccccctcagcctcctcttcacctcgAGACACTGGGGATGGTCCTTCCCTGGCATTCAGCATCCCTTGCAGAGGATGCAGTGCATTCTTGCCCATCCCTGTGTGGGCTAAAATGCTGCTCCCCAGGGTCAATACAGGAGAAAATGTGGctatgctgagagggctgctgaaGCTCCAGGAGTGCAGGTGTGGCCCAAGGCCAGCgctcagcacagcagacctAGATTCCTCTTTGGAAAAGGTCACCCAAGACCAATGGGAAGAAGCCCAGGAGAGGGCTGTAAGGACACTCTTGCCACTAGGTGTCATGGCAGCCCCACCGGCACCGAAGGGCACGCCTGGAGAACAAAAGCCCTCCAAGGTTCAGGCCCCAGATGACAGGAAGACGGCAGCTCAGCGATGACCTGGACCCCGGCTCTGTCCCCCGTGTCCTCCTGGCTAACCCAGCCAGAAGTCTTCCAAAGCACTCTGTGGGCCAAGTTAAGAGCCACCATGAAGCGCCACAGAAGGAGACTAAAACAATTCCAGTGAGACTTCAGCTCCTAGCCCCTGCATAAGGCACTCCTCAGATGAGCTAAACTGAGCACTGAGCTGCTCCTTTGGATATTGCTGAGGAGCAATGACAGAGATAATTCTCAGTGCAGAGCTTGCTAAGGACAGATGTGGCTCTGGAAGCTCTGGGGCTGCACCATGACTGCATCCAAGCAGCCACACACCTGAGCACCACTGAGGTGAGCGTGGGGCCAGTGGGAGAAGGAGGCATCTGCGCACGCTCATCCTGGAGATTCTTCAGCTGTCcaacagcagcaaggagaaaggcagcagggaATTGTTCTTAAGCTGGACCTCACTACACAGTGCTTGGACTATCACTGCTTTGCAGACAGCAAATGCAGAACGCTCAGCAAGTccagaggctgctgggatggagctCTGCCTGTGTTCCCTCAGCCCACACGGGCTGCT comes from the Pogoniulus pusillus isolate bPogPus1 chromosome 20, bPogPus1.pri, whole genome shotgun sequence genome and includes:
- the CTRL gene encoding chymotrypsin-like protease CTRL-1, whose product is MAFLWVLTCLALASTVSGCGVPAVSPSVASSERIVNGQTATPGSWPWQVSLQSRSGSHFCGGSLINEYWVVTAAHCNFNPYSHVVVLGEYDLSNPQGVQVKTVARAITHPDWNPNTFNSDITLLRLSSPAQLSSYVSPICLAPANLNLPNNLQCVTTGWGRVNPNSQALASRLQQVTLPLISESQCMQYWGSRITSSMLCAGGVGATSCQGDSGGPLVTLNGNYWMLIGIVSWGTSDCNTNTPAMYTRVSQFRSWIDYIVSQG